One genomic region from Halococcus qingdaonensis encodes:
- a CDS encoding PH domain-containing protein: MERLDSRVRIVWLASALVGGLIGGALVGAAGRFFFDSGLWVVPVAFVVLAVLGAGYELARYRIWRFAIEDDAVTLERGVLTRVTSVVPFVRVQHVDTQRGPIERLAGLSSVVVYTAGSRGADITIPGLAPERADAIRERLRRLAIESEPGEPEDAV; encoded by the coding sequence ATGGAGCGGCTCGATTCGCGCGTCAGGATCGTCTGGCTCGCGAGCGCGCTCGTCGGTGGTCTGATCGGCGGCGCGCTCGTGGGTGCAGCCGGACGCTTTTTCTTCGACAGTGGCCTCTGGGTCGTCCCCGTCGCGTTCGTCGTTCTCGCGGTTCTCGGAGCGGGCTACGAGCTCGCCCGCTATCGGATCTGGCGGTTCGCGATCGAGGACGACGCCGTTACACTCGAACGGGGCGTCCTCACCCGCGTGACGTCGGTGGTACCGTTCGTCCGCGTCCAGCACGTCGACACCCAGCGCGGGCCGATCGAGCGCCTCGCCGGCCTGTCGAGTGTCGTGGTCTACACCGCCGGCTCGCGCGGTGCTGACATCACTATTCCAGGACTCGCGCCCGAGCGCGCCGACGCCATCAGGGAACGACTGCGCCGGCTCGCCATCGAGAGCGAACCGGGCGAGCCGGAGGACGCGGTGTGA
- a CDS encoding nitroreductase family protein translates to MQRTSDPDITGAGSTSDGLRSAVADNRDPNYDVDPLLVNRWSPRTMTGEQLAEDELLALFEAARWAPSSYNNQHWRFVYATPDDDRWAAFTELLAEGNRQWANDAAALVVVLSKTTFDHNGEHAPTHSFDTGAAWENLALEGARRGLVVHGMQGFDYDGARELFDLTDEYAVEAMAAVGVHDESSAPDDEQPNQRKPLDEIVFAGEFTPN, encoded by the coding sequence ATGCAACGGACGAGCGATCCCGACATCACTGGTGCTGGCTCGACGAGCGACGGACTGCGATCGGCCGTGGCCGATAACCGTGACCCGAACTACGACGTCGACCCGCTGTTGGTCAACCGCTGGTCGCCGCGGACGATGACCGGCGAGCAACTGGCCGAGGACGAACTGCTCGCGCTGTTCGAGGCCGCACGCTGGGCACCCTCCTCGTACAACAACCAGCACTGGCGGTTCGTCTACGCGACGCCCGACGACGATCGCTGGGCGGCGTTCACGGAGCTACTCGCCGAGGGCAACCGTCAGTGGGCGAACGACGCCGCGGCGCTCGTGGTCGTGCTCTCGAAGACGACATTCGACCACAACGGCGAGCACGCGCCGACCCACTCGTTCGACACCGGCGCAGCGTGGGAGAACCTCGCTCTGGAGGGTGCACGCCGCGGGCTCGTCGTCCACGGAATGCAGGGGTTCGATTACGACGGCGCACGCGAGCTGTTCGACCTCACCGACGAGTACGCCGTCGAGGCGATGGCCGCCGTCGGCGTCCACGACGAGAGCAGTGCACCCGACGACGAGCAGCCGAACCAGCGCAAGCCGCTCGACGAGATCGTCTTCGCCGGCGAGTTCACGCCGAACTGA
- a CDS encoding DUF5305 domain-containing protein gives MTSDRRTRIKILLDEHFLAIVLVLAVVAAGGAWATYTTAAAPGTHVEQRDVASWGVTGNFNHSAAVVNETPISERGAVRAGQRFYFTNPMPVLDGRFRFRVVGPVENAVVTTQATLVNYAVQTRSGTGGRSGVRSQPVAGNESRPRNRSERRLWELTAPLTTDRTRVGADGTANTTFSVDVSDIRERTRAIDQALGPISRVSDDRTSIAVTVRVNGTVAGERVGRSFDYTLPINSSQGYYAVYPPETPATTQFSVTRPMTVENDYGSLVVFASLAGLFAPLVALAGLLYGRANDWFEVSQSDRAEIQRATLRSEFAGWITTGTVPAEDDRTVITVDSLEGLVDVAIDSDRRIVEDGDTGTYVVLDGDVRYRFVPDWTTDASKSTLDGRGDGEIPSNASTGDGMDATASTPAKSADRDDGEVQPTAVVELSGPPAVDEGRPDPDSATDERSGAPSRMIDRLQSAIGSAIGRSTVRRDGSEAMEEHEETSTGAEEPSETEPSSSVDDKRDEQ, from the coding sequence ATGACCTCAGATCGACGAACACGGATCAAGATACTGCTCGACGAGCATTTCCTTGCGATCGTGCTCGTGCTCGCCGTCGTTGCAGCCGGCGGCGCGTGGGCGACGTACACCACCGCGGCCGCTCCAGGCACGCACGTCGAACAGCGCGACGTCGCATCGTGGGGCGTCACCGGTAACTTCAACCACAGCGCAGCGGTCGTCAACGAGACGCCCATCTCCGAACGCGGAGCGGTGCGCGCCGGTCAGCGCTTTTACTTCACGAACCCGATGCCGGTGTTGGACGGTCGATTCCGGTTTCGGGTCGTGGGGCCGGTCGAAAACGCGGTGGTGACGACGCAGGCGACGCTCGTCAACTACGCCGTCCAGACCAGGTCCGGAACCGGCGGCCGGTCCGGAGTCCGAAGCCAACCCGTTGCCGGCAATGAATCGAGACCACGAAACCGGTCCGAACGACGATTGTGGGAGCTCACGGCACCGCTCACGACTGACCGAACGCGGGTCGGGGCGGATGGCACGGCGAACACCACGTTTTCGGTCGACGTCAGTGACATACGAGAGCGGACCCGAGCCATCGATCAGGCGCTTGGGCCGATCTCTCGCGTGTCCGACGATCGAACGTCGATCGCCGTCACGGTGCGGGTCAACGGGACCGTGGCCGGGGAGCGCGTGGGTCGGTCGTTCGACTACACGTTGCCGATCAACAGCTCACAGGGATATTACGCCGTCTATCCCCCGGAAACACCGGCGACGACGCAGTTCAGCGTCACACGCCCGATGACGGTCGAAAACGACTACGGATCGCTGGTGGTTTTTGCCTCGCTCGCCGGACTGTTCGCTCCGCTGGTCGCGCTGGCTGGCCTCCTCTATGGCCGAGCGAACGACTGGTTTGAGGTGTCCCAATCCGATCGCGCCGAGATACAGCGCGCGACGCTCCGCTCCGAGTTCGCGGGGTGGATCACGACCGGAACGGTGCCCGCCGAGGACGACCGAACCGTGATCACGGTCGATTCGTTGGAAGGGTTGGTCGATGTCGCCATCGACTCCGATCGACGCATCGTCGAGGACGGCGACACCGGCACGTACGTTGTCCTCGACGGCGACGTTCGGTATCGGTTCGTCCCCGATTGGACGACCGATGCGTCAAAATCCACACTCGACGGTCGTGGCGACGGTGAAATCCCATCGAACGCGAGCACGGGCGACGGTATGGACGCGACCGCAAGTACACCTGCGAAATCGGCTGATAGGGACGACGGAGAGGTACAACCGACCGCAGTCGTTGAACTCTCCGGCCCGCCGGCTGTGGATGAGGGACGACCCGATCCCGACTCCGCTACCGACGAACGATCGGGCGCTCCGTCGAGGATGATCGACCGACTCCAGTCCGCCATCGGGTCGGCAATCGGCCGATCGACCGTGCGACGGGATGGTTCTGAGGCAATGGAAGAACACGAAGAGACGTCGACCGGAGCCGAGGAACCGTCCGAGACGGAACCATCATCCAGTGTAGACGACAAACGAGACGAGCAGTAA
- a CDS encoding DUF7282 domain-containing protein: MSIENVSVLDRKNDRLRLAISFRGAFDREQLSDSLVDAVDDAAIRASSMEIASVENHVATVVVATGGDASSQAAASRIEQLLQQSNRTQPSGDERTSESSDPNATYYQIDFVRGDPIENLRGPEGTYTNGNLIRFAHGSAMDGITRRSEGEFTTNRTLARCVESREIAVDDGIAHVTFSVAEGCGPFELTLASYTKPGPVWSPETEPLQEFVGADTRTFEPGGSYTLRVDLPPSSDTVATETVDRTDTTSTPPTTETEPRTATASATAVTEQTATATEIPERTATSTTTSGSNATPTETPESTETATPTPESVGTETSTATSTPTATPTSTATSTSTATPTPTPTSTATSTPTATPTPTPTETPGTPDDEQPSITFRNQPSQDGSSVEVMASTTDNENGGFVAIYNASSLDEIDDTPIGISELGTGTTENVMIDVEPQLDSVQTLTAVLIDDTDGNGQYSQEIDMAALGANGEPVSESARVVVPVQETPTPTETPGPTDTATPTPTPTTDNGTPFPSGPATTNTAANRPSDTETTGSSTESTTVNSSSTVTNTTVESSVSG; the protein is encoded by the coding sequence ATGAGTATCGAGAACGTCAGCGTTCTCGATCGGAAGAACGATCGCCTCAGACTCGCGATCTCGTTTCGCGGTGCGTTCGATCGCGAACAATTGAGCGATTCACTCGTGGACGCCGTCGATGACGCGGCTATCAGGGCGAGCAGCATGGAGATCGCCAGTGTCGAGAACCACGTGGCGACGGTCGTGGTCGCGACTGGTGGCGATGCGAGCTCGCAGGCGGCAGCCAGTCGAATCGAACAGTTGCTACAGCAGTCGAATCGAACCCAACCGTCCGGTGACGAGCGTACGAGCGAGAGTTCGGACCCGAACGCGACGTACTATCAGATCGACTTCGTGCGCGGTGATCCGATCGAGAACCTCCGTGGACCCGAGGGGACCTACACCAACGGCAATCTGATCCGCTTCGCCCACGGGAGCGCCATGGATGGGATCACTCGCCGCTCGGAGGGCGAGTTCACGACGAATCGGACGCTCGCACGGTGTGTCGAGAGCCGGGAGATCGCAGTCGACGACGGAATCGCACACGTGACGTTCAGCGTTGCGGAGGGCTGTGGGCCGTTCGAACTGACGCTCGCAAGCTACACCAAGCCTGGGCCGGTCTGGTCGCCCGAGACCGAACCGCTCCAGGAGTTCGTCGGGGCCGATACACGAACCTTCGAGCCGGGTGGTTCCTACACGCTCCGCGTCGATCTCCCGCCCAGCAGCGACACGGTCGCGACGGAAACGGTAGACCGGACCGATACCACCTCGACACCGCCGACGACCGAAACGGAACCGAGGACGGCGACTGCGTCGGCGACAGCCGTTACGGAACAGACCGCGACGGCAACCGAGATCCCAGAACGGACTGCGACATCGACCACGACGTCGGGATCGAACGCGACACCGACCGAGACGCCGGAGTCGACCGAAACAGCAACGCCCACTCCGGAATCGGTCGGAACCGAAACGTCAACCGCGACATCGACACCGACCGCAACCCCGACATCGACTGCGACTTCCACATCGACTGCGACCCCGACACCAACGCCAACATCGACGGCGACTTCCACACCGACCGCGACCCCGACGCCAACGCCGACCGAGACGCCGGGAACACCGGACGACGAGCAGCCCAGTATCACGTTCCGTAATCAGCCGTCACAGGACGGATCGTCAGTCGAAGTGATGGCGTCGACGACCGACAACGAAAACGGTGGGTTCGTGGCGATCTACAACGCCAGTAGTCTCGACGAGATCGACGACACCCCGATCGGCATCTCGGAACTCGGTACAGGCACGACCGAGAACGTCATGATCGATGTCGAGCCGCAACTCGACTCCGTGCAGACGCTCACGGCCGTCCTCATCGACGACACGGACGGCAACGGGCAGTACAGTCAAGAGATAGACATGGCAGCTCTCGGCGCGAACGGCGAGCCCGTGAGCGAGTCCGCGAGGGTGGTCGTCCCTGTGCAGGAAACGCCGACCCCGACCGAGACGCCGGGTCCGACCGACACGGCAACGCCCACTCCGACACCGACGACCGACAATGGGACACCGTTCCCGTCCGGACCTGCCACGACGAACACGGCGGCCAATCGGCCATCCGACACGGAAACGACCGGATCATCCACCGAATCCACGACGGTGAACTCGTCGTCCACGGTAACGAACACGACCGTCGAGTCGTCGGTAAGCGGTTAA
- a CDS encoding PH domain-containing protein — MKLHPLSLVFRALPRGVQLGSFGFFAVTVATTMVAAVPGWFALTVVATIGGFLAGVGYELLYYRRFEYELTADTLDIGSGVVSRREREIPIRRVQNVDISRGIVQRALSIAAVGIETAGGGETEADLRYVSYEEAKRLQHDIRRRKRGASDEPTAADEGESEAQGELLFALTHRNLAVLGLVAPDLRALLPVLFFAVPTLGVSIPDLLAESGAFGVGPRGAALAIVSWIGTAAVTAARYYEFRLTRFGDELRYERGLLSRYDGSIPIDKIQQIDVRENVLMRRLGYGSLAVETAGYTPGEGPSGGSEAAIPLAERERVLAFARSIDGFAFDDPGFSRPPRRARRRYAVRYALVIALVTGVLYALRAGLATAVVGRSLGGWSALLEFWYVPLLALALVPFAAHYKWRSRGYDVGAEHVLTRNGFWRRTIAVVPAYRVQTVIQTATPFQRWRSLASVAIDTAGSLSVTDRGARAVDFDAGEATTLRETVRRRLDESLALRRDVSTTNDPADDVPDRVSGDEDHA; from the coding sequence GTGAAACTCCACCCGCTCTCGCTGGTCTTCCGGGCGCTCCCGCGCGGCGTCCAGCTCGGCTCGTTCGGCTTCTTTGCCGTCACGGTGGCGACCACGATGGTGGCGGCAGTACCCGGCTGGTTCGCCCTCACCGTCGTAGCGACGATCGGTGGCTTCCTCGCCGGTGTCGGCTACGAACTGCTCTACTATCGCCGATTCGAGTACGAACTCACGGCCGACACGCTCGATATCGGTTCGGGCGTGGTTTCGCGGCGTGAGCGAGAGATCCCGATCAGGCGGGTACAGAACGTCGATATCTCGCGGGGGATCGTCCAGCGCGCGCTCTCGATCGCAGCTGTTGGCATCGAGACCGCCGGCGGCGGCGAGACGGAGGCCGACCTCCGCTACGTGAGCTACGAGGAGGCCAAACGCCTCCAGCACGACATCCGACGGCGCAAGCGCGGCGCGAGCGACGAACCGACGGCTGCCGACGAAGGCGAGAGCGAGGCCCAGGGCGAACTGCTGTTCGCGCTCACACACCGGAACCTCGCCGTGCTGGGGCTGGTTGCCCCCGACCTCCGGGCACTCCTGCCGGTGCTCTTCTTCGCCGTCCCCACCCTTGGCGTCTCGATCCCCGACCTGCTCGCCGAGAGCGGTGCGTTCGGCGTCGGGCCACGTGGGGCGGCGCTCGCGATCGTTTCCTGGATCGGGACGGCCGCCGTGACCGCCGCGCGCTACTACGAGTTCCGCCTCACTCGCTTCGGGGACGAACTCCGCTACGAGCGCGGCCTGCTCTCGCGCTACGACGGCTCGATCCCGATCGACAAGATCCAGCAGATCGACGTCAGGGAGAACGTCCTGATGCGCCGGCTCGGCTACGGCTCGCTCGCCGTCGAGACCGCGGGTTACACACCCGGTGAAGGCCCTTCGGGCGGATCGGAGGCGGCGATCCCGCTGGCCGAACGCGAGCGCGTGCTCGCCTTCGCGCGCTCGATCGACGGATTTGCCTTCGACGACCCGGGCTTCTCCCGTCCACCTCGCCGCGCTCGACGGCGCTACGCCGTCCGCTACGCGCTCGTGATCGCCCTCGTCACGGGCGTGCTGTACGCGCTGCGCGCCGGGCTCGCGACGGCCGTCGTCGGTCGTTCGCTCGGCGGCTGGAGCGCCCTCCTCGAGTTCTGGTATGTCCCACTGCTCGCCCTGGCTCTCGTCCCGTTCGCCGCCCACTACAAGTGGCGCAGTCGTGGCTACGACGTGGGAGCGGAACACGTCCTGACGCGCAACGGATTCTGGCGGCGCACGATCGCCGTCGTGCCCGCCTACCGCGTTCAGACGGTGATCCAGACCGCGACGCCGTTCCAGCGCTGGCGATCGCTCGCGAGCGTCGCTATCGATACCGCCGGCTCGCTGTCGGTGACCGATCGCGGCGCACGTGCGGTCGATTTCGACGCGGGCGAGGCGACAACCCTCCGCGAGACGGTCCGCCGACGGCTCGATGAGAGCCTCGCGCTGCGCCGCGACGTTTCGACCACGAACGATCCAGCCGACGACGTGCCGGATCGAGTGAGTGGCGACGAAGACCACGCGTGA
- a CDS encoding DUF7282 domain-containing protein, translating into MFERHSRVVLVAVVCLSIGIVSLPALDPVGDVDATIGDARQFQQNGTGVATGSQNDSVASNVSVMLDNQTTTGTTARIRSVTLPEPGFVTIHNRSYRSTGNESGTSIVGVSSFLDAGKHENVTVVFRRLLEANQTLTAVVHRDSNGNGNFDYASANGFVDTAFGVNGTPVSDSGVATIQRLPRSGVGNAFDDRPTSPSVTIENQTAINDRITVDSVRLPIYSWIVVHNSSYDVSSPSTATIIGRTKRVRIGTFRNITIELYDVPGRNFDRYRPNESERLYVSLYRDTNRNGEFDFRNLSHGTDTPYLNESGVPLVTRVRVNNTGTPGNETAVASPERPPTTAMLEPTSASGVGRRATTDRSGGEAGASGDDSGAGSGSGGLVGLFAIGSIVAVLVIGWVAAGRSRTSDDSDVSALQQELARIRMAVSRHGVDMRAYGIPVEWRTLEIDLSADDSAERRSAVEALAAIDGLDLAAMDGETPDDADREFVHRSMTISLPRETVERAEDAAAEGDKRSQEVIATLRRVLSAYYPDAVRATSDTYGDA; encoded by the coding sequence ATGTTTGAACGTCACAGTCGAGTCGTGTTGGTCGCGGTCGTCTGTCTCTCCATCGGGATCGTGTCGCTTCCTGCTCTCGATCCGGTGGGCGATGTAGACGCCACGATCGGCGATGCTCGACAGTTCCAGCAGAACGGTACTGGCGTCGCCACCGGGAGTCAGAACGATAGTGTCGCATCGAACGTCTCGGTCATGCTCGACAATCAAACCACCACTGGAACGACCGCACGGATACGTTCGGTCACGCTTCCCGAGCCCGGTTTCGTGACGATACACAATCGCTCGTATCGATCGACCGGCAACGAATCCGGCACGAGCATCGTCGGGGTTTCGTCGTTTCTCGATGCCGGGAAACACGAGAACGTCACGGTCGTGTTTCGACGACTGCTCGAAGCGAACCAGACGCTCACCGCCGTCGTGCACCGGGATAGCAACGGGAACGGGAACTTCGATTACGCGAGCGCGAACGGTTTCGTCGATACTGCATTCGGTGTCAATGGAACGCCCGTCTCCGACAGCGGGGTCGCGACGATCCAACGACTTCCGCGATCGGGTGTCGGCAACGCGTTCGACGACCGACCGACGAGTCCATCGGTCACGATCGAAAATCAGACGGCGATCAACGACCGGATCACCGTCGATTCGGTCAGACTCCCGATCTATAGCTGGATCGTCGTTCACAACAGCAGCTATGACGTCTCCTCGCCGTCCACGGCGACGATCATCGGCAGGACAAAGCGAGTACGGATCGGCACGTTCCGAAACATCACCATCGAACTCTACGACGTTCCGGGTCGCAATTTCGATCGATACCGACCCAACGAATCCGAACGGCTGTACGTAAGTCTCTATCGTGACACGAACAGAAACGGGGAGTTCGACTTCCGGAACCTATCGCACGGGACCGACACCCCGTATCTGAACGAGAGCGGTGTCCCTCTCGTCACACGCGTTCGGGTCAACAACACTGGCACTCCCGGGAATGAGACGGCAGTGGCATCTCCCGAACGGCCACCAACGACGGCAATGCTCGAACCGACCAGCGCAAGCGGCGTTGGGCGGCGAGCAACGACCGACCGATCCGGTGGCGAAGCAGGGGCAAGCGGTGACGATTCCGGCGCTGGTAGCGGAAGCGGCGGTCTCGTCGGACTCTTCGCCATCGGTAGCATCGTCGCGGTACTCGTCATTGGATGGGTCGCCGCTGGACGATCCCGGACCTCGGACGACAGCGACGTCAGCGCGTTGCAACAGGAACTGGCGCGGATTCGGATGGCTGTCAGTCGACACGGGGTGGATATGCGAGCGTACGGGATCCCGGTGGAGTGGCGGACACTCGAAATCGATCTCTCGGCGGACGATTCGGCGGAGCGACGGAGCGCTGTCGAAGCACTTGCCGCCATCGACGGACTGGATCTGGCCGCGATGGATGGTGAGACGCCTGATGATGCCGACAGGGAATTCGTCCATCGAAGCATGACCATCAGCCTCCCACGCGAGACCGTCGAGCGGGCGGAAGACGCTGCGGCGGAGGGCGATAAGCGTTCGCAGGAGGTGATCGCGACGCTGCGACGGGTTCTGAGCGCGTACTATCCCGACGCGGTTCGTGCAACGTCGGATACGTACGGAGATGCCTGA
- a CDS encoding DUF7344 domain-containing protein: MNGQRVQARSDDTSARNEGELTRDERFQLLGSQRRRWVLRYLKHEGRTELGELAEQIAAWENGTTVERVAYQQRKRTYTALQQTHLPTLAEAGVIEFEADRGVVEATERARTLDLYLEIVADRDIPWSSYYLGIGVLSCVLVGLVAVGGDFFVTIPNLGLAALIGLTLTLSAAVHTYQSHLMRVDRADVPPEVDRDP; encoded by the coding sequence ATGAACGGACAACGCGTGCAGGCGAGATCTGACGACACATCGGCGAGAAACGAAGGAGAACTGACGCGGGACGAACGGTTCCAGCTTCTCGGCAGTCAGCGACGCCGATGGGTGCTCAGATATCTCAAACACGAAGGACGGACGGAGCTCGGTGAGCTTGCGGAGCAGATCGCTGCGTGGGAGAACGGCACGACCGTCGAGCGGGTGGCCTATCAACAGCGCAAACGAACGTACACCGCGCTGCAGCAGACCCATCTCCCGACGCTCGCCGAGGCAGGGGTCATCGAGTTCGAGGCCGATCGCGGTGTGGTCGAAGCGACCGAGAGAGCGCGGACGCTCGATCTCTATCTGGAAATCGTTGCCGACCGCGATATCCCATGGAGCAGCTACTATCTCGGAATCGGTGTGTTGAGCTGCGTCCTGGTCGGTCTCGTGGCGGTCGGCGGTGATTTCTTCGTGACGATTCCGAACCTCGGCTTGGCGGCACTCATCGGACTCACGCTCACGCTCTCCGCGGCCGTCCACACCTACCAATCGCATTTGATGCGAGTCGATCGCGCGGACGTCCCGCCGGAGGTGGATCGAGACCCATGA
- a CDS encoding signal peptidase I — MVRYRLGTVMQAIVVLVLVAIVAGQLIGQPVLVTYVTSDSMAPTIATGDGYLVLPSVVAGSVEKGDIVVFNAKTLHGGKGGLTTHRVVGETEQGFLTKGDNNPFTDQSGGEPPVKPVQVVGQAVSVGGGPVVIPSLGTALTAIRDAMTGAQRWLAIKLGMRSLLGTRGLAYLLLGVGGVLYAGSVVAERRGSGSRRRSRRRSRRRGGFLPRRIPRLWIALVLGCLLVASLTVTMTVAGGVQEFGVVSAEQDSPEATIVPAGQSERLDYSVPNDGVVPIVAYVDPASTGVDTPGDGVLVEPGERATVGVELSVPPTTGYYPRYVVEHRYLAVLPQSWIHGLYLVHPWLPVVVIDALVLGGFVAVAVPIVGRGTIRTDTNRNPIVRRIKRFLR; from the coding sequence GTGGTTCGGTACCGTCTCGGAACGGTGATGCAGGCGATCGTCGTTCTCGTTCTCGTGGCTATCGTCGCGGGACAGCTCATCGGCCAGCCGGTGTTGGTAACCTATGTCACCAGCGACAGCATGGCCCCGACGATCGCGACCGGTGACGGCTATCTCGTGCTTCCATCCGTGGTCGCTGGATCGGTCGAGAAGGGTGACATCGTCGTCTTCAACGCCAAGACGCTCCACGGCGGGAAAGGCGGGCTCACGACACATCGCGTGGTCGGCGAGACCGAACAGGGGTTCCTCACGAAGGGGGATAACAACCCCTTTACCGACCAATCGGGCGGTGAGCCGCCGGTCAAGCCCGTACAGGTCGTCGGACAGGCCGTTTCGGTCGGTGGTGGGCCGGTCGTGATCCCGTCTCTCGGGACAGCGCTTACAGCCATTCGCGACGCGATGACGGGCGCGCAGCGGTGGCTGGCGATCAAACTGGGCATGCGGTCGCTGCTCGGGACGCGTGGACTGGCCTATCTACTGCTCGGTGTGGGTGGGGTGCTCTACGCGGGCAGCGTTGTCGCAGAGCGGCGTGGCTCCGGATCGCGACGGCGTTCCCGACGTCGCAGCCGTAGACGTGGTGGCTTTCTCCCGCGACGAATCCCGAGGCTCTGGATCGCGCTCGTGCTTGGATGTCTCCTCGTCGCATCGCTGACTGTGACGATGACCGTCGCCGGCGGGGTGCAGGAGTTCGGCGTCGTCAGCGCCGAGCAGGACTCGCCGGAAGCGACGATCGTTCCCGCGGGACAGTCCGAACGACTCGATTACAGCGTTCCGAACGACGGTGTCGTCCCCATCGTGGCGTACGTCGATCCAGCCAGCACCGGCGTCGACACGCCGGGTGATGGTGTTCTCGTCGAACCCGGCGAACGGGCGACCGTCGGGGTTGAACTCTCCGTCCCACCGACGACCGGCTACTACCCGCGCTACGTCGTCGAGCATCGATATCTCGCCGTCCTGCCGCAGTCGTGGATTCATGGGCTCTATCTCGTCCATCCATGGCTTCCCGTCGTGGTCATCGATGCGCTGGTTCTCGGTGGCTTCGTCGCAGTCGCTGTACCGATCGTCGGTCGCGGAACGATCAGGACAGACACGAATCGGAATCCGATCGTGCGCCGCATCAAGCGGTTTCTCAGGTGA